Proteins encoded by one window of Channa argus isolate prfri chromosome 13, Channa argus male v1.0, whole genome shotgun sequence:
- the erbb3b gene encoding receptor tyrosine-protein kinase erbB-3b isoform X3, with the protein MNHWRVFLLCVTLSWRLLTVSTQTHEVVCPGTQNGLSSTGSQENQYNLIKDRYDRCEIVMGNLEITQIESNWDFSFLKTIREVTGYVLIAMNHFQEIPLWQLRVIRGNNLYERRFALSVFLNYPKDGSNGLRQLGLTNLTEILEGGVQIINNKYLNYGPWIFWQDIIRNNSAPIDIQFNGERGPCHKLCRDYCWGPNVDQCQILTKTVCAPQCNGRCFGTSPRDCCHPECAAGCKGPLDVDCLACRRFNDSGACVPHCPQNLIYNKQTFQMETNPNAKYQYGSICVSQCPTHFVVDGSSCVSVCPPGKMEVERKGHRQCELCSGLCPKVCEGTGAEHRQTVDSSNIDSFINCTKIQGSLHFLVTGILGDDFKKIPPLDAKKLEVFRTVREITDILNIQSWPKELNDLSVFSSLTTIQGRSLHKRFSLMVMHIPSLTSLGLRSLREISDGSVYISQNAKLCFHHTVNWAQLFRGRSVRVNNLSNNKPLAECVTEGHVCDMLCSDSGCWGPGPEQCVSCRNYSRGSTCVSSCNFSSGTPREFAGPDGECVACHPECKPQHGKASCTGPGTDECVACANLRDGPYCMSSCPTGVNDGQKGLIFKYPNRQSHCEPCHHNCTQGCSGPGLNDCLGTARLAVTSGQITGIALGVPAGLTFCLALFFLGVLYHRGLAIRRKRAMRRYLESGESFEPLGPGEKGTKVHARILRPSELKKIKALGSGVFGTVHKGFWTPEGETVKIPVAIKTIQDTSGRQTFTEITDHMLSIGSLDHPYIVRLLGICPGATLQLVTQLSSQGSLLEHIKQHRNNLDPQRLLNWCVQIAKGMYYLEEHCMVHRNLAARNVLLKNDYQVQISDYGVADLLYPDDKKYVYTDTKTPIKWMALESILFRRYTHQSDVWSYGVTVWEMMSFGAEPYASVQPQEVPSLLEKGERLSQPHICTIDVYMVMVKCWMIDENIRPTFKELASDFTRMARDPPRYLVMKLELREAASVEMHRRESERGILDADIDQDEEATPPLQHSPSWSLSQCHIHSYRLWFQRSRLSSVRTLPERSGVRGSSREAELSEEGLWAGSLHRARFGSERAHPRIAISRHRKLSTASSPSSYKVWTADEEEEVDHYGYVLPGSPVSPERVSRVSHSGRRNSNLKTNLSLVAINPSQEYEIMTEDSPPLPAREVSPQAAAPSVALCSITSPLPSPTFMASISVEKRADVETLTTILSGKTEPVDEKCEGHIADVTPEIYTTEKHQLNGESESGIKAVEDQGTGSYEYMDIRRSDSTEEEDLPWERRGSQASTAETEETDTKVEVFKNEEEEEEGICLNTNKHPKLLGNLSSMVISRPDVLTAGVEKVEEYEETTRFVVVGSRWEQADYQNLPVNGRVVCEEMGSGRCAGIRGYIKVCAGMGEPCSNTSFDNPDYWHSRLFLKPDAVRT; encoded by the exons ATGAACCACTGGAGagtttttttgctgtgtgtgacATTATCCTGGAGGCTATTGACAGTTTCAACCCAAACGCATGAAG TGGTGTGTCCTGGCACCCAGAACGGACTGAGCTCCACAGGCTCTCAGGAGAATCAGTACAACTTGATCAAGGACCGGTACGACCGCTGTGAGATAGTCATGGGAAACCTGGAAATCACTCAAATTGAGAGCAACTGGGACTTCTCCTTCCTCAAG ACAATCCGTGAGGTGACTGGCTACGTCCTCATTGCTATGAACCACTTTCAGGAGATTCCTTTATGGCAACTACGAGTCATCAGAGGAAACAACCTGTATGAAAGACGCTTTgccctctctgtcttcctcaACTACCCTAAAGATGGATCCAATGGCCTGCGGCAGCTGGGGCTCACAAATCTGACAG AGATTCTGGAGGGAGGGGTACAGATTATAAACAACAAATACCTGAACTATGGCCCTTGGATCTTCTGGCAAGACATTATTAGGAACAACAGTGCTCCTATTGACATCCAGTTCAATGGAGAGAGAG GCCCATGTCACAAATTATGTAGAGATTACTGCTGGGGGCCAAATGTGGACCAGTGTCAGATCT TGACTAAGACGGTGTGTGCACCACAGTGTAATGGCCGTTGTTTTGGGACGAGCCCCAGGGACTGCTGCCACCCAGAGTGTGCAGCAGGATGTAAGGGCCCTCTGGACGTGGACTGTTTA GCATGTCGTCGTTTTAATGACTCCGGAGCCTGTGTGCCTCATTGCCCCCAGAATCTGATCTACAACAAGCAGACCTTTCAAATGGAGACCAACCCTAATGCCAAGTATCAGTACGGATCCATCTGTGTTTCTCAGTGCCCCA CCCATTTTGTGGTTGATGGTAGCTCTTGTGTGAGCGTTTGTCCTCCAGGAAAGATGGAGGTGGAACGAAAAGGTCACAGGCAGTGTGAGCTCTGCAGTGGACTCTGCCCTAAAG TATGCGAAGGAACAGGGGctgaacacagacagactgtgGATTCCAGCAACATTGACAGCTTCATCAACTGCACCAAGATCCAGGGCAGCCTTCACTTTCTGGTCACAGGGATTCTTGG AGATGACTTTAAAAAGATCCCACCACTGGATGCCAAAAAGCTGGAAGTGTTCCGCACTGTCAGAGAAATAACAG ATATTTTAAACATCCAGTCGTGGCCCAAAGAACTAAATGATCTGTCCGTTTTTTCAAGTCTCACCACCATTCAGGGGAGATCGCTGCACAA GCGTTTTTCTCTGATGGTGATGCACATCCCCTCTCTTACCTCACTGGGTCTACGCTCTCTCCGAGAGATCAGTGATGGCAGTGTGTACATCAGTCAGAATGCAAAACTCTGTTTCCACCACACTGTAAACTGGGCACAGCTGTTCAGAGGCCGCAGTGTTCGAGTCAACAACCTCAGCAACAACAAGCCGCTGGCAGAGTGTG TTACAGAAGGCCATGTGTGTGACATGCTGTGTTCAGACTCTGGTTGCTGGGGCCCAGGACCTGAGCAGTGTGTCTCCTGTAGGAACTACAGCAGAGGCAGCACATGTGTAAGCAGCTGTAACTTCTCTTCCGG CACTCCAAGAGAATTTGCAGGGCCTGATGGCGAGTGTGTTGCTTGCCATCCAGAGTGTAAGCCTCAGCACGGAAAAGCAAGCTGCACGGGACCG GGCACAGATGAGTGTGTGGCGTGTGCCAACCTCCGAGATGGTCCTTATTGCATGTCATCTTGTCCCACTGGAGTTAATGATGGACAGAAGGGACTGATCTTCAAATACCCCAACAGGCAGAGTCACTGTGAGCCATGTCATCACAACTGCACACAGGG ATGCTCAGGCCCAGGATTAAATGACTGTTTAGGGACAGCTAGACTGGCGGTGACTAG TGGTCAGATCACAGGAATAGCTTTAGGTGTCCCTGCTGGACTTACGTTCTGCTTGGCGTTATTTTTCCTGGGGGTGCTGTACCACCGAGGCCTGGCCATCCGGCGCAAGCGAGCCATGAGGAGGTACCTGGAGAGTGGGGAG aGCTTTGAGCCACTGGGTCCTGGAGAGAAAGGCACCAAGGTTCACGCTCGCATTCTGAGGCCCTCagagctgaaaaaaataaaagcccttgGCTCAGGAGTGTTTGGCACAGTGCACAAG GGATTTTGGACTCCCGAGGGAGAGACTGTCAAAATCCCTGTGGCCATTAAGACCATCCAAGATACGTCGGGACGTCAAACATTCACTGAGATCACTGAT CACATGCTGTCCATAGGCAGCCTGGACCACCCCTACATCGTTAGGCTGCTGGGCATCTGTCCAGGTGCCACACTACAATTAGTCACACAGCTCAGTTCACAGGGCTCCTTGTTGGAGCACATCAAACAGCACAGGAATAACCTGGACCCCCAGCGCCTGCTCAACTGGTGTGTGCAGATAGCAAAA GGTATGTACTACCTAGAGGAGCACTGCATGGTCCACAGGAACCTGGCTGCCCGGAATGTCCTGCTGAAAAATGACTACCAGGTCCAGATCTCAGACTATGGTGTTGCAGATCTCCTTTATCCTGATGACAAGAAATATGTCTACACTGACACCAAG ACGCCAATAAAATGGATGGCACTTGAAAGCATCTTGTTTCGAAGATATACTCATCAAAGTGATGTTTGGAGTTACG ggGTGACCGTGTGggagatgatgtcatttggggCGGAGCCATATGCATCTGTGCAACCTCAGGAAGTCCCAAGTCTGCTGGAGAAGGGTGAACGACTGTCACAGCCCCACATCTGTACCATAGACGTCTACATGGTCATGgttaaat GCTGGATGATCGATGAAAATATAAGGCCGACCTTCAAAGAGCTGGCCAGTGACTTTACTCGTATGGCAAGGGACCCACCTAGATACCTTGTCATGAAG TTGGAGCTAAGAGAAGCAGCCTCTGTAGAAATGCATCGAAGAGAATCAGAACGAGGAATTCTGGACGCAGATATAGACCAAGACGAAGAGGCTACTCCACCTCTTCAACACTCACCATCTTGGAGTTTATCTCAATGCCACATTCATTCTTATAGG CTGTGGTTTCAGAGGTCTCGTCTTAGCTCAGTGCGGACACTGCCCGAGAGGTCAGGGGTCAGGGGGAgcagcagagaggcagagctgagTGAGGAAGGTTTGTGGGCCGGGAGTCTTCACAGGGCCAGATTTGGATCTGAGCGGGCTCATCCTCGTATAGCCATCAGTCGACACAGGAAGCTTTCAACGGCATCAAGTCCTTCCTCATATAAGGTATGGACAgcagatgaagaggaggaggtggaccACTATGGCTATGTCCTGCCTGGATCACCTGTTAGTCCAGAGAGAG TCTCAAGAGTCTCCCATTCTGGACGAAGAAACTCAAATCTAAAAACTAATCTGTCTCTGGTGGCAATAAATCCATCCCAGGAGTATGAAATCATGACTGAAGACTCTCCTCCTTTGCCAGCCAGAGAAGTCTCACCACAGGCAGCTGCCCCTTCAGTTGCACTTTGCAGTATCACATCGCCTTTGCCTTCTCCAACATTCATGGCTTCAATATCTGTAGAGAAGAGAGCAGATGTGGAGACACTGACAACAATCTTATCTGGAAAGACAGAGCCGGTGGATGAGAAATGTGAGGGACATATAGCAGATGTGACTCCAGAAATTTACACCACAGAGAAACATCAACTGAATGGGGAGTCTGAGAGTGGGATTAAAGCTGTGGAAGACCAAGGGACAGGCAGCTATGAATACATGGATATCAGACGATCTGACTCTACAGAGGAAGAGGATTTACCATGGGAAAGACGTGGGAGTCAAGCATctacagcagagacagaggaaacagacacaaaggtGGAGGTGTTCAaaaatgaggaagaagaggaagaagggaTTTGCctcaacacaaataaacaccCAAAACTACTGGGGAATCTGAGCAGTATGGTCATCTCCAGGCCAGATGTGCTCACAGCTGGTGTCGAAAAGGTGGAAGAGTATGAAGAGACAACCAGATTTGTTGTGGTAGGCAGTAGGTGGGAGCAGGCAGACTACCAGAACCTCCCAGTGAATGGGAGGGTTGTTTGTGAGGAAATGGGCAGTGGCAGGTGTGCAGGGATCAGGGGATACATCAAGGTTTGTGCTGGCATGGGGGAGCCTTGCAGCAACACATCCTTTGACAACCCAGACTACTGGCACAGCAGACTGTTCCTCAAACCAGATGCTGTTCGAACCTAA
- the erbb3b gene encoding receptor tyrosine-protein kinase erbB-3b isoform X2, with product MNHWRVFLLCVTLSWRLLTVSTQTHEVVCPGTQNGLSSTGSQENQYNLIKDRYDRCEIVMGNLEITQIESNWDFSFLKTIREVTGYVLIAMNHFQEIPLWQLRVIRGNNLYERRFALSVFLNYPKDGSNGLRQLGLTNLTEILEGGVQIINNKYLNYGPWIFWQDIIRNNSAPIDIQFNGERGPCHKLCRDYCWGPNVDQCQILTKTVCAPQCNGRCFGTSPRDCCHPECAAGCKGPLDVDCLNLIYNKQTFQMETNPNAKYQYGSICVSQCPTHFVVDGSSCVSVCPPGKMEVERKGHRQCELCSGLCPKVCEGTGAEHRQTVDSSNIDSFINCTKIQGSLHFLVTGILGDDFKKIPPLDAKKLEVFRTVREITDILNIQSWPKELNDLSVFSSLTTIQGRSLHKRFSLMVMHIPSLTSLGLRSLREISDGSVYISQNAKLCFHHTVNWAQLFRGRSVRVNNLSNNKPLAECVTEGHVCDMLCSDSGCWGPGPEQCVSCRNYSRGSTCVSSCNFSSGTPREFAGPDGECVACHPECKPQHGKASCTGPGTDECVACANLRDGPYCMSSCPTGVNDGQKGLIFKYPNRQSHCEPCHHNCTQGCSGPGLNDCLGTARLAVTSGQITGIALGVPAGLTFCLALFFLGVLYHRGLAIRRKRAMRRYLESGESFEPLGPGEKGTKVHARILRPSELKKIKALGSGVFGTVHKGFWTPEGETVKIPVAIKTIQDTSGRQTFTEITDHMLSIGSLDHPYIVRLLGICPGATLQLVTQLSSQGSLLEHIKQHRNNLDPQRLLNWCVQIAKGMYYLEEHCMVHRNLAARNVLLKNDYQVQISDYGVADLLYPDDKKYVYTDTKTPIKWMALESILFRRYTHQSDVWSYGVTVWEMMSFGAEPYASVQPQEVPSLLEKGERLSQPHICTIDVYMVMVKCWMIDENIRPTFKELASDFTRMARDPPRYLVMKLELREAASVEMHRRESERGILDADIDQDEEATPPLQHSPSWSLSQCHIHSYRIGTSQAGPIGYIPMASSPVDTIRQLWFQRSRLSSVRTLPERSGVRGSSREAELSEEGLWAGSLHRARFGSERAHPRIAISRHRKLSTASSPSSYKVWTADEEEEVDHYGYVLPGSPVSPERVSRVSHSGRRNSNLKTNLSLVAINPSQEYEIMTEDSPPLPAREVSPQAAAPSVALCSITSPLPSPTFMASISVEKRADVETLTTILSGKTEPVDEKCEGHIADVTPEIYTTEKHQLNGESESGIKAVEDQGTGSYEYMDIRRSDSTEEEDLPWERRGSQASTAETEETDTKVEVFKNEEEEEEGICLNTNKHPKLLGNLSSMVISRPDVLTAGVEKVEEYEETTRFVVVGSRWEQADYQNLPVNGRVVCEEMGSGRCAGIRGYIKVCAGMGEPCSNTSFDNPDYWHSRLFLKPDAVRT from the exons ATGAACCACTGGAGagtttttttgctgtgtgtgacATTATCCTGGAGGCTATTGACAGTTTCAACCCAAACGCATGAAG TGGTGTGTCCTGGCACCCAGAACGGACTGAGCTCCACAGGCTCTCAGGAGAATCAGTACAACTTGATCAAGGACCGGTACGACCGCTGTGAGATAGTCATGGGAAACCTGGAAATCACTCAAATTGAGAGCAACTGGGACTTCTCCTTCCTCAAG ACAATCCGTGAGGTGACTGGCTACGTCCTCATTGCTATGAACCACTTTCAGGAGATTCCTTTATGGCAACTACGAGTCATCAGAGGAAACAACCTGTATGAAAGACGCTTTgccctctctgtcttcctcaACTACCCTAAAGATGGATCCAATGGCCTGCGGCAGCTGGGGCTCACAAATCTGACAG AGATTCTGGAGGGAGGGGTACAGATTATAAACAACAAATACCTGAACTATGGCCCTTGGATCTTCTGGCAAGACATTATTAGGAACAACAGTGCTCCTATTGACATCCAGTTCAATGGAGAGAGAG GCCCATGTCACAAATTATGTAGAGATTACTGCTGGGGGCCAAATGTGGACCAGTGTCAGATCT TGACTAAGACGGTGTGTGCACCACAGTGTAATGGCCGTTGTTTTGGGACGAGCCCCAGGGACTGCTGCCACCCAGAGTGTGCAGCAGGATGTAAGGGCCCTCTGGACGTGGACTGTTTA AATCTGATCTACAACAAGCAGACCTTTCAAATGGAGACCAACCCTAATGCCAAGTATCAGTACGGATCCATCTGTGTTTCTCAGTGCCCCA CCCATTTTGTGGTTGATGGTAGCTCTTGTGTGAGCGTTTGTCCTCCAGGAAAGATGGAGGTGGAACGAAAAGGTCACAGGCAGTGTGAGCTCTGCAGTGGACTCTGCCCTAAAG TATGCGAAGGAACAGGGGctgaacacagacagactgtgGATTCCAGCAACATTGACAGCTTCATCAACTGCACCAAGATCCAGGGCAGCCTTCACTTTCTGGTCACAGGGATTCTTGG AGATGACTTTAAAAAGATCCCACCACTGGATGCCAAAAAGCTGGAAGTGTTCCGCACTGTCAGAGAAATAACAG ATATTTTAAACATCCAGTCGTGGCCCAAAGAACTAAATGATCTGTCCGTTTTTTCAAGTCTCACCACCATTCAGGGGAGATCGCTGCACAA GCGTTTTTCTCTGATGGTGATGCACATCCCCTCTCTTACCTCACTGGGTCTACGCTCTCTCCGAGAGATCAGTGATGGCAGTGTGTACATCAGTCAGAATGCAAAACTCTGTTTCCACCACACTGTAAACTGGGCACAGCTGTTCAGAGGCCGCAGTGTTCGAGTCAACAACCTCAGCAACAACAAGCCGCTGGCAGAGTGTG TTACAGAAGGCCATGTGTGTGACATGCTGTGTTCAGACTCTGGTTGCTGGGGCCCAGGACCTGAGCAGTGTGTCTCCTGTAGGAACTACAGCAGAGGCAGCACATGTGTAAGCAGCTGTAACTTCTCTTCCGG CACTCCAAGAGAATTTGCAGGGCCTGATGGCGAGTGTGTTGCTTGCCATCCAGAGTGTAAGCCTCAGCACGGAAAAGCAAGCTGCACGGGACCG GGCACAGATGAGTGTGTGGCGTGTGCCAACCTCCGAGATGGTCCTTATTGCATGTCATCTTGTCCCACTGGAGTTAATGATGGACAGAAGGGACTGATCTTCAAATACCCCAACAGGCAGAGTCACTGTGAGCCATGTCATCACAACTGCACACAGGG ATGCTCAGGCCCAGGATTAAATGACTGTTTAGGGACAGCTAGACTGGCGGTGACTAG TGGTCAGATCACAGGAATAGCTTTAGGTGTCCCTGCTGGACTTACGTTCTGCTTGGCGTTATTTTTCCTGGGGGTGCTGTACCACCGAGGCCTGGCCATCCGGCGCAAGCGAGCCATGAGGAGGTACCTGGAGAGTGGGGAG aGCTTTGAGCCACTGGGTCCTGGAGAGAAAGGCACCAAGGTTCACGCTCGCATTCTGAGGCCCTCagagctgaaaaaaataaaagcccttgGCTCAGGAGTGTTTGGCACAGTGCACAAG GGATTTTGGACTCCCGAGGGAGAGACTGTCAAAATCCCTGTGGCCATTAAGACCATCCAAGATACGTCGGGACGTCAAACATTCACTGAGATCACTGAT CACATGCTGTCCATAGGCAGCCTGGACCACCCCTACATCGTTAGGCTGCTGGGCATCTGTCCAGGTGCCACACTACAATTAGTCACACAGCTCAGTTCACAGGGCTCCTTGTTGGAGCACATCAAACAGCACAGGAATAACCTGGACCCCCAGCGCCTGCTCAACTGGTGTGTGCAGATAGCAAAA GGTATGTACTACCTAGAGGAGCACTGCATGGTCCACAGGAACCTGGCTGCCCGGAATGTCCTGCTGAAAAATGACTACCAGGTCCAGATCTCAGACTATGGTGTTGCAGATCTCCTTTATCCTGATGACAAGAAATATGTCTACACTGACACCAAG ACGCCAATAAAATGGATGGCACTTGAAAGCATCTTGTTTCGAAGATATACTCATCAAAGTGATGTTTGGAGTTACG ggGTGACCGTGTGggagatgatgtcatttggggCGGAGCCATATGCATCTGTGCAACCTCAGGAAGTCCCAAGTCTGCTGGAGAAGGGTGAACGACTGTCACAGCCCCACATCTGTACCATAGACGTCTACATGGTCATGgttaaat GCTGGATGATCGATGAAAATATAAGGCCGACCTTCAAAGAGCTGGCCAGTGACTTTACTCGTATGGCAAGGGACCCACCTAGATACCTTGTCATGAAG TTGGAGCTAAGAGAAGCAGCCTCTGTAGAAATGCATCGAAGAGAATCAGAACGAGGAATTCTGGACGCAGATATAGACCAAGACGAAGAGGCTACTCCACCTCTTCAACACTCACCATCTTGGAGTTTATCTCAATGCCACATTCATTCTTATAGG ATTGGCACCTCTCAGGCTGGACCTATTGGATACATTCCAATGGCCTCAAGCCCTGTGGACACCATCCGCCAG CTGTGGTTTCAGAGGTCTCGTCTTAGCTCAGTGCGGACACTGCCCGAGAGGTCAGGGGTCAGGGGGAgcagcagagaggcagagctgagTGAGGAAGGTTTGTGGGCCGGGAGTCTTCACAGGGCCAGATTTGGATCTGAGCGGGCTCATCCTCGTATAGCCATCAGTCGACACAGGAAGCTTTCAACGGCATCAAGTCCTTCCTCATATAAGGTATGGACAgcagatgaagaggaggaggtggaccACTATGGCTATGTCCTGCCTGGATCACCTGTTAGTCCAGAGAGAG TCTCAAGAGTCTCCCATTCTGGACGAAGAAACTCAAATCTAAAAACTAATCTGTCTCTGGTGGCAATAAATCCATCCCAGGAGTATGAAATCATGACTGAAGACTCTCCTCCTTTGCCAGCCAGAGAAGTCTCACCACAGGCAGCTGCCCCTTCAGTTGCACTTTGCAGTATCACATCGCCTTTGCCTTCTCCAACATTCATGGCTTCAATATCTGTAGAGAAGAGAGCAGATGTGGAGACACTGACAACAATCTTATCTGGAAAGACAGAGCCGGTGGATGAGAAATGTGAGGGACATATAGCAGATGTGACTCCAGAAATTTACACCACAGAGAAACATCAACTGAATGGGGAGTCTGAGAGTGGGATTAAAGCTGTGGAAGACCAAGGGACAGGCAGCTATGAATACATGGATATCAGACGATCTGACTCTACAGAGGAAGAGGATTTACCATGGGAAAGACGTGGGAGTCAAGCATctacagcagagacagaggaaacagacacaaaggtGGAGGTGTTCAaaaatgaggaagaagaggaagaagggaTTTGCctcaacacaaataaacaccCAAAACTACTGGGGAATCTGAGCAGTATGGTCATCTCCAGGCCAGATGTGCTCACAGCTGGTGTCGAAAAGGTGGAAGAGTATGAAGAGACAACCAGATTTGTTGTGGTAGGCAGTAGGTGGGAGCAGGCAGACTACCAGAACCTCCCAGTGAATGGGAGGGTTGTTTGTGAGGAAATGGGCAGTGGCAGGTGTGCAGGGATCAGGGGATACATCAAGGTTTGTGCTGGCATGGGGGAGCCTTGCAGCAACACATCCTTTGACAACCCAGACTACTGGCACAGCAGACTGTTCCTCAAACCAGATGCTGTTCGAACCTAA